From Zingiber officinale cultivar Zhangliang chromosome 5B, Zo_v1.1, whole genome shotgun sequence, the proteins below share one genomic window:
- the LOC121984770 gene encoding exonuclease mut-7 homolog has protein sequence MEPFEPDPPPRSPSSLEVHTVDAVDSPEFALLLWSLRSCPVVGLDAEWKPVRSVSRDHHVPPGDGLGRDSPPAAADLLPRSFPTVSLLQIACRFLRKPTDPRVGDSPVFLVDLLSVPLGALWEPLRDMFESPDVIKLGFWFKQDLIYLSSTFSAQGYDPGFDRVEPFIDIISIYYHLKNQHMGKKHPKNIKSLASICKELLNVSLSKELQCSDWSCRPLSQDQILYAAADAYYLLEIFEVFQHKIITKANSATTNGSEKEMISESSFSNILPSPDYCEELDTLDDYLSNIAHSYGDKLLLQESDKRPRTSRRRERKRLTSHVKHTEKLISDEDWQGPPPWDISFGGDGNPKFLCDVMVEGLARHLRCVGIDAAIPSLKKPDPRHLLNQAYKEKRVLLTRDAKLLKYQYLARNQVYRVKSLLKNDQLIEVIETFELKISEDQLMSRCTKCNGSFIQKPLTLEEAVAASRGFQVIPNCLFDRNLEFWQCTDCKQLYWEGTQYRNAVEKFVAVCKLND, from the exons ATGGAACCGTTCGAACCCGACCCACCGCCTCGTTCTCCGTCGTCGCTGGAGGTCCACACGGTGGACGCCGTGGACTCGCCGGAGTTCGCGCTCCTCCTCTGGTCCCTCCGTAGCTGCCCCGTCGTCGGCCTCGACGCCGAGTGGAAACCTGTCCGATCTGTTAGCCGCGACCACCACGTTCCACCTGGCGATGGATTGGGGCGGGATTCGCCCCCCGCCGCCGCTGACCTCCTCCCTCGGTCATTCCCGACCGTGTCCCTCCTCCAAATCGCCTGCCGTTTCCTCCGTAAGCCTACGGATCCAAGGGTCGGTGACTCGCCGGTGTTTTTGGTGGACTTGCTCTCCGTCCCGCTCGGTGCCCTTTGGGAGCCGCTCAGGGATATGTTTGAGTCACCGGAtgtaatcaagcttgggttctgGTTCAAGCAGGATCTGATCTATCTTTCTTCCACATTCTCTGCCCAAGGATACGATCCTGGCTTCGATAGA GTGGAGCCTTTTATAGATATCATCAGCATTTACTATCACCTAAAGAATCAACACATGGGGAAGAAACATCCGAAGAACATTAAGAGTTTAGCAAGCATCTGCAAGGAACTGCTTAATGTTTCCTTATCAAAG GAACTCCAATGCAGTGACTGGTCTTGCCGTCCTCTAAGTCAAGATCAGATACTATATGCTGCAGCTGATGCATATTACTTGCTTGAAATATTTGAAGTATTCCAACATAAAATCATCACCAAAG CAAATAGCGCTACAACAAACGGCAGTGAGAAGGAAATGATTTCAGAATCAAGTTTCTCCAACATACTACCAAGTCCTGATTACTGTGAAGAACTTGATACG CTTGATGATTATCTCTCAAACATTGCCCATAGCTATGGTGATAAATTACTACTGCAAGAGTCAGACAAAAGGCCTAGGACTTCAAGACGCAGAGAAAGAAAAAGGTTAACTAGTCATGTTAAGCACACAGAGAAATTGATTTCTGATGAAGATTGGCAAGGTCCTCCTCCATGGGACATATCTTTCGGCGGTGATGGAAACCCAAAGTTTCTCTGTGATGTGATG GTAGAAGGGTTGGCGAGACACTTGCGCTGTGTTGGCATTGATGCTGCTATCCCATCTTTAAAGAAACCTGATCCAAG ACATTTATTGAATCaagcttacaaagagaaaagaGTCCTATTAACACGAGATGCCAAGCTCTTGAAATATCAATATTTAGCAAGGAATCAAGTATACAGGGTGAAGAGTTTGCTTAAGAATGACCAACTAATTGAG GTGATTGAGACCTTCGAATTGAAGATTTCTGAGGACCAACTTATGTCAAGATGCACAAAATGCAACGGAAGCTTCATCCAGAAACCACTGACATTGGAAGAGGCCGTCGCGGCTTCAAGGGGATTCCAGGTCATTCCTAACTGCCTCTTCGACCGGAATCTGGAGTTTTGGCAATGCACTGACTGCAAACAACTATATTGGGAG GGAACCCAATACCGCAACGCAGTGGAGAAATTTGTGGCAGTTTGCAAGTTGAATGATTGA